In the genome of Planctomyces sp. SH-PL62, the window GGCCCCCGGGCATGGTCCGGGAGGAGGATCGATCAGCCCTGGAACCGTGGGCGAGGCGCTGGGTCGCTCGGGCGGCGAGGCATTTCCTTGAAGCTTATCTGGAGGCCATCGACGAGCCCGGCCTGCTTCCCGAGAGCCGCAACGACATCGACCTCTTGCTGAACATTTTGCTGCTCGAACGCACGGTGGACGACATCGGACGCGATCTCGCTCGCCGACCCGATTGGGTCGCCATCCCGATCCGGGCTCTCCTTCGCGAGCTGCAGCCTCAGCCGGCAGCCGCCTCGTCTCCTGAGCAGCCTTCAGCTTGATTCAAATGAGGATTTCCCTGACCACGCGCGCCGGTTCGACCCCCGTCAGACGGACGTCGAGTCCCTGGAACTTGTATGAGAGGCGCGCGTGGTCGATCCCGAAGAGCGCCAGGATCGTTGCGTGCAGGTCGCGGACATGGACCACGTTCTCGACGGCCTTGTAACCGAGTTCGTCGGTCGCACCGTAAGTTATCCCACCCTTGACTCCGCCTCCGGCCATCCAGAGGGAAAAACCGAGGATGTGGTGGTCGCGACCGGTCCCCTGCCCCATGGGAGTTCGACCGAACTCGCCGCCCCAAATCACCAGGGTGTCGTCGAGAAGTCCACGTTGCTCGAGGTCTTTAACCAGCGCGGCGCAGGGTTGATCGACGTCCCTGGCCGCGAGGGTCATCCCTCGCTGAATGTCGCCGTGGTGGTCCCAGGCGCGATGGTAGAGTTGGATCATCCGCACCCCGCGCTCGGCGAGTCGGCGTGCCATCAGGCAGTTCGAAGCGAAGCTTCCGTCACCCGGATTGGTCACACCGTACGAATCGAGCACGGAGCGCGGTTCGCTGGCGAAGTCGGTCAGCTCGGGGACGCTCGCCTGCATTCGAGAGGCAAGTTCATACTGGGCGATTCGCGTCTGGATCTCAGGATCGAGACGATCGCCGGCGAGGATCCCATTGAGGCGGTTGATCTCGGCGATCGTACCACGCTGTGTTTCCAGATCCACGCCGGGCGGATTGCTTATGTAATGGACCGCGTCCCCTTTGGACTGGAACTGGATGCCCTGAAACTTGCTGGGCAGGAATCCGGCCGACCACTGACGCGCCGAGACCGGCTGGAGACCCGTGGCCCCGGCCGACGTGAGCACGACGAAACCGGGTAGTTCGTCAGTCTCGGAGCCCAAGCCGTAGAGTAACCAGGATCCCATGCTGGGGCGGCCCTTGATGATGGAACCGCTGTTCATGAAGGCGTGAGCCGGATCGTGGTTGATCTGCTCGGTGGTCATCGAGCGGACGATGGCGATCTTATCCGCGATCGACGCGATGTTGGGGAAGAGGTCGGAGATCTCCTGACCGGACTCCCCGTGCTTCTGAAAACCACAGAATGGCCCACGTGCGATCAAGGTCTTGTTCTGGAGCTGCGCGAGTTGCTGCCCCCTGGTAAAGGACTCGGGGAACGGTCGACCGTCGAGTTCTTTGAGGCGAGGCTTGTAGTCCAAGCTCTCGAATTGCGACGGCCCGCCGGCCATGCAGAGGTGGATCACCCGTTTCGCCTTGATGGGCAGGTGCGCGGGACGAACGACGCCGCGCCAGCTAGCCTCGGACCGAGAAGCATCGCCTCCGGCGGCTCGCGCGGTGCTTCTGAAGAGCTTCGGGTCGAGGAGTCCTGCAAGGGCCAGCGACCCGAGGCCGTAAGCCGAATTTCGGAGGAAGACCCGCCGTTGCAGATTGGTGCGCCAGGCGTCGAGATCACTCGGTTGATTCATGATTCAATACCTGGTGATGGTTTCATGAAGGTTCAGCACGACGCGGCAGGTCGTCGCCCAGGCCGCGACTTCGGCCGGATCGACGTCCTTCGGCACCGGCGCCTGGCCGATCTTGAGGATCGCATCGGCTGCTTCGGGGTTCTGCCGATAGAACTCGCGGCGCTCGGCCAGAAAGGCGACGAGCGAAAGCCGCTCGGCCTCCTCGATCGGACGAGCCAGCACCTTGAGGAACAGCCTACCAAGGCGGTCCTCGTCCGTCATCGACGTCTGATTCTCCAGGAGGCCGGCGGCGAGTGAGCGGGCGGCCTCGACGAAGGTGGGATCGTTGAGGAGAGTGAGCGCCTGCTGGGGGGTGTTGGCGACGTTCCGCGCCGGCGTGCATTCCTCGCGGGCGGGCGCGTCGAAGTTCGCCAGCATCGGATGCAGAAACGTCCGTTGCCAGTGCGAATAGACGCCGCGGCGATACTGAAGCTCTCCATCGCTGGCGACGTAGGTTCGATCCGGAAACTGAAGATTGGCGTAATAGCCGGCCGGCTGGTACGGGAAAGAACTCGGGCCGCCGACGTCTAGACTCAAGAGGCCTGCAACGGCCAGCGCGTTGTCACGCACGAACTCGGCTTCAAGACGGCGAGGCGACAGGAAGCTCACCCAGCGATTTCCGGGGTCCAGTTCCTTCAGGTCGGGGCGGCCCCTAGAGTCCTGACGATACGCCGAGGAGGTCACGAGCAGTTTCACCATCCGTTTGACATCCCAGCCCGATTCGCGAAATTCGACAGCCAGCCAATCGAGCAGTTCGGGATGGACCGGCCACTCGCCCTGGCCGCCGACGTCCTCCATGACCTGACTGATCCCAACTCCGAAGACCTGCTTCCAGAGCCGGTTCATGAATACCCGCGCGGTCAGCGGATTCTCAGGCGAAGCGATCCAGTGGGCGAGATCGAGCCTGGTCAGTCGGCGATCCGCCGCGACGGACTCGTGCGGAAGAAACCTCGGAACCTCGGGCGCGACGATCTCCCCCGTGCGGTTCTGCCAGTCGCCCCGAGGCAGGACCCGGGTCTCGCTTGGAGTGGTCGCCTGTGTCACCATGCTGAATGCGCGGCCGTCGCGACAGGCGAATATCCCTCTGCCGAGTTCGCGCAGCTGTTGCCACACGCCTAGGTCGGCTGCCGTGCTCAGATGGAAAAGGCGACGGAGTCGATCATCCTGACCGGGCTCTCGAACGACGTCGGATGATGCGAAGGCCGCACGTTCTTCGGCGTCTGGGCCGCGGAGCAGATGCCCATCGTCCGGTAGTCCGAAGGGAGTCATTGAAACGCGCACGCAGCCGGCCTGCGGACTTTTGATCGCGACCTCAAGGGACTCGCCTTGCTGGAGCAGGACTGGCGGATCGAGACACCAGACCGCCGTATGCGTTTCCGTGGAGTGAGCACTCGAGGTTCGCCAGCCGGCGAGTACGCCCGGCACCTCGTCGCCGTTGAAGTATCTGGGCGACTTGAGGTCGGCGTCGGCCAGGTAGAACTTGAGCGGACTCCGTTCCTTGCCGTTTTGGGACTTCACAGAAGCGGACAAGGAGACGGTCGCGACCTCGGAGCCGTCGCGGGTGATCCGGCCGCGATGATCCTCATGTGGGAGTAACTCCACGCGGATTCGCGATATCCAGCCGACCGCACGATCGATCTTGAAGCGATGATCCGCTGCCTTGTTCGCCCTCGACGTGGGATCCGACTTGGCGACGGTCCTGACGAGTAGGCTCCCGTCGGGGAGGAGAGTCCCCGCTTCAGGGGAAGTGCTTTCAGAATCGAGCGGAACCCAGCCGGATGTTTCGGCTTCGAGAGTCGACCGAGCTTGATCGAACCAGGCGTCGAGCGCGACGGGATCGGCGTGTGCGGACGCGACCTGTCGGAGTTCATCCATGAGCCGGTCTCGCCGATCCTTGAGGTAACGGCTCTCGACTTCGATTTCGGGAGGGAACGGATGATCGTTGCTCCACCCCTTCAACTCAGGGTTGGGGGTGTAGTCATAGTCGTTGTAGACGCCCCACTGCTTCACGTCGGCGAAGAAGGCCGAAAGCGCGTAGAAGTCGCGCTGGGTGAAAGGGTCGAACTTATGATCATGACACTCGGCGCATCCGAGGGTCGATCCGAGGAACGTGAGGCCGACGGTCCGCACTCTGTCGGCGGCGTACTTCGCCAGGTACTCCTCGGGCTGGGCTCCGCCTTCCCGAGTCATCATGTTCAGGCGGTTGAATCCGGTCGCGACGAGCTGTTCGGGCGTGGGATCGGGTAGGAGATCGCCCGCGAGTTGCTCGGTCGCGAAGACGT includes:
- a CDS encoding DUF1501 domain-containing protein translates to MNQPSDLDAWRTNLQRRVFLRNSAYGLGSLALAGLLDPKLFRSTARAAGGDASRSEASWRGVVRPAHLPIKAKRVIHLCMAGGPSQFESLDYKPRLKELDGRPFPESFTRGQQLAQLQNKTLIARGPFCGFQKHGESGQEISDLFPNIASIADKIAIVRSMTTEQINHDPAHAFMNSGSIIKGRPSMGSWLLYGLGSETDELPGFVVLTSAGATGLQPVSARQWSAGFLPSKFQGIQFQSKGDAVHYISNPPGVDLETQRGTIAEINRLNGILAGDRLDPEIQTRIAQYELASRMQASVPELTDFASEPRSVLDSYGVTNPGDGSFASNCLMARRLAERGVRMIQLYHRAWDHHGDIQRGMTLAARDVDQPCAALVKDLEQRGLLDDTLVIWGGEFGRTPMGQGTGRDHHILGFSLWMAGGGVKGGITYGATDELGYKAVENVVHVRDLHATILALFGIDHARLSYKFQGLDVRLTGVEPARVVREILI
- a CDS encoding PSD1 and planctomycete cytochrome C domain-containing protein, which codes for MVGIPALFLFLTPGLRDAAFARDPTGRIEFNRDVRPILSENCYSCHGPDKSQRKAKLRLDERATATKHGAIVPGSPDDSDLVLRILSEDDDVMPPRSSHKSLSDDQKKTLQAWISQGAEYQDHWAYVIPTRPSIPEVRREAWVRNPVDAFLLSSLESRGIEPSPEAAKDRLIRRLSLDLIGLPPTSEEVSAFQIDTDPRAYERLVDRLLDSPHYGERMAVGWLDLARFTDTVGYHGDQGQRVFPYRDYVIDSFNRNKPFDVFATEQLAGDLLPDPTPEQLVATGFNRLNMMTREGGAQPEEYLAKYAADRVRTVGLTFLGSTLGCAECHDHKFDPFTQRDFYALSAFFADVKQWGVYNDYDYTPNPELKGWSNDHPFPPEIEVESRYLKDRRDRLMDELRQVASAHADPVALDAWFDQARSTLEAETSGWVPLDSESTSPEAGTLLPDGSLLVRTVAKSDPTSRANKAADHRFKIDRAVGWISRIRVELLPHEDHRGRITRDGSEVATVSLSASVKSQNGKERSPLKFYLADADLKSPRYFNGDEVPGVLAGWRTSSAHSTETHTAVWCLDPPVLLQQGESLEVAIKSPQAGCVRVSMTPFGLPDDGHLLRGPDAEERAAFASSDVVREPGQDDRLRRLFHLSTAADLGVWQQLRELGRGIFACRDGRAFSMVTQATTPSETRVLPRGDWQNRTGEIVAPEVPRFLPHESVAADRRLTRLDLAHWIASPENPLTARVFMNRLWKQVFGVGISQVMEDVGGQGEWPVHPELLDWLAVEFRESGWDVKRMVKLLVTSSAYRQDSRGRPDLKELDPGNRWVSFLSPRRLEAEFVRDNALAVAGLLSLDVGGPSSFPYQPAGYYANLQFPDRTYVASDGELQYRRGVYSHWQRTFLHPMLANFDAPAREECTPARNVANTPQQALTLLNDPTFVEAARSLAAGLLENQTSMTDEDRLGRLFLKVLARPIEEAERLSLVAFLAERREFYRQNPEAADAILKIGQAPVPKDVDPAEVAAWATTCRVVLNLHETITRY